Proteins from a single region of Oryza brachyantha chromosome 6, ObraRS2, whole genome shotgun sequence:
- the LOC102713373 gene encoding fanconi-associated nuclease 1 homolog isoform X2 — MLRGRESLVRLIGRRRRCSSPLPAALSFGALPPSSPSRSLQVDAGDAEREAAAAGSSSGGLARDGAGAGAEWVACPVCGEPIRGTDYCVNTHLDMCLTRGTKRKLTQSTLLDFSFSKKAAGDPALNNNPETENMELTDGNVSSDGAFFSLNNETVNPKGSANASSPGCLYDSLDTAETCDTCIPPDTFLSYRENTANNGVGKKNLSHIPPTEAFSLGRRFHENIELQEGVSIALSRDPQNAKDPDAIKVLYAGYEREQMLGYLPRELAKVLAPLLDRQYIECKGCVVGVPEQQFDHVPIQLTCQKCKDKNETHDDLKHPQFLWENFIGAVGNGKLQRPSSTRYQTNFSLMITDVMENHSRLFTDKEKSFLDSFQLLSDDGQRLFVRIYTRKGPWFQISSISYREISDLGQAAMELKLAGYIDMISSVNDLSKYNMKEVFDVLSVPEMKEILKELQKTNANCTRRHELLSTLQSLYDSGTCTVLQKRILKWIGTCIRTSDMADELLWRVQRLFFLNGDQDLSSFLLVDLGLVRFPVYACTISNRVFKERSDLLQYEEAIQVAQVMDQSLDNNNMEIVTRCIELSENRLSALPKEENATMAECPPSFFSRFSASWVYPKILTLGVSVYERDRRYTDAIRILKRLLSTVYSDRKRGYWTLRLSVDLEHMNRQNESLSIAEAGVIDPWVRAGPKIALQRRVLRLSKPPRRWKTPSYANAVKRNINEVKIEGRPLNCETGAKNIFYGYDGELCGVEQLALQYYADEGGGWQGTHSEGGIWMTIFGLLMWDVIFSDIVDVFQAKFQTAPLDLETDDFYRSRKDLVESQLKKIQDGMAEEMLISSWELHQGTSCRGVNWDRNSLTDLRAAVVCTGGHRLASLLRHLALDYRSWSSGTPDLLLWRFPDERGGGEAKLVEVKGPRDQLSEQQRAWILVLMDFGFDVEVCKVSPVSKRR; from the exons ATGCTGAGGGGGCGGGAGAGCCTGGTCCGCCTCatcggccggcgccgccgctgctcctcccctctccccgccGCCCTCTCCTTCGGTGCCTTGCCCCCGTCGTCCCCTTCCCGCTCCCTCCAG gTCGACGCGGGTGACGCGGAGAGGGAAGCCGCTGCGGCTGGCTCTTCGTCGGGAGGGCTTgcgcgcgacggcgccggcgccggcgcggagtGGGTGGCCTGCCCCGTCTGCGGCGAGCCCATCCGTGGCACGGATTACTGCGTCAATACGCACCTCG ATATGTGCCTGACAAGAGGAACAAAACGGAAGTTAACTCAGAGCACCCTTCTTGATTTCAGTTTCAGTAAAAAAGCCGCGGGTGATCCTGCTTTGAACAATAATCCCGAGACAGAAAATATGGAACTGACTGATGGAAATGTATCTAGTGATGGAGCATTCTTTTCGTTGAACAATGAAACGGTCAATCCAAAGGGAAGTGCTAATGCTTCATCACCTGGTTGCCTTTATGACTCTCTTGACACTGCAGAGACATGTGATACATGTATTCCACCGGATACATTCTTATCATACAGGGAAAATACTGCAAACAATGGTGTAGGAAAGAAGAACTTGTCCCATATCCCTCCAACTGAGGCATTCTCAT TGGGCAGGAGGTTCCATGAAAACATAGAACTGCAAGAAGGTGTGAGCATTGCTCTTTCCAGAGACCCACAGAATGCAAAGGACCCTGATGCTATCAAG GTGCTTTATGCAGGCTATGAGCGTGAACAGATGCTTGGATACTTACCTCGAGAGCTGGCTAAAGTTCTAGCTCCTCTACTGGACAGACAATACATTGAATGCAAG GGTTGTGTGGTTGGTGTGCCTGAACAACAATTTGATCATGTTCCAATCCAGCTTACTTGTCAGAAATGtaaagataaaaatgaaaCACATGACGATCTGAAGCATCCGCAGTTCTTATGGGAAAATTTCATAGGTGCTGTTGGAAATGGAAAGTTGCAGCGGCCTAGCAGTACAAGATACcaaacaaattttagtttgatGATAACAGATGTGATGGAAAACCATTCACGCCTCTTTACTGACAAGGAAAAGTCATTTTTAG ATTCTTTTCAGTTGTTATCAGATGATGGACAAAGGCTCTTTGTTAGGATCTACACTCGAAAAG GGCCATGGTTTCAAATAAGCAGTATCTCATATCGAGAGATATCAGATCTGGGGCAGGCAGCCATGGAACTTAAGT TGGCAGGTTATATTGACATGATATCCAGCGTGAATGATCTATCTAAATATAATATGAAGGAGGTTTTTGATGTGCTAAGTGTTCCTGAAATGAAAGAAATTCTAAAAGAGCTCCAAAAG ACTAACGCTAACTGCACACGCCGACATGAGCTTCTTAGCACCCTCCAGTCTTTATATGATAGTGGAACCTG CACAGTTCTACAAAAGCGAATTCTGAAATGGATAGGAACATGCATAAGAACTTCTGATATGGCTGATGAACTTCTGTGGCGTGTCCAG AGGCTCTTTTTTCTAAATGGTGATCAAGACCTTTCATCCTTTCTGTTAGTGGATCTTGGTCTTGTGAGATTTCCGGTCTATGCCTGTACCATTTCTAACCGTGTTTTTAAGGAAAGGAGTGATCTACTTCAGTATGAAGAG GCTATTCAAGTGGCACAGGTAATGGATCAATCTCTTGATAATAATAACATGGAAATTGTGACAAGATGCATTGAGTTATCTGAGAATCGACTAAGCGCCTTgccaaaagaagaaaatgcaACTATGGCTGAGTGTCCCCCATCATTCTTCTCACGTTTTTCAGCTTCCTGGGTCTATCCGAAGATACTTACTTTAGGTGTTTCTGTCTATGAACGTGACCGTAG GTATACTGACGCAATTAGAATTCTAAAGAGACTTCTTAGTACAGTTTATTCTGATAGAAAGCGAGGATATTGGACCCTGAGGTTATCTGTTGATTTGGAGCACATGAATCGTCAAAATGAGAGCTTGTCAATAGCTGAAGCAGGGGTAATTGATCCATGGGTCCGTGCTGGTCCAAAGATTGCACTGCAAAGGAGAGTTTTGCGTTTAAGCAAACCTCCACGGCGCTGGAAAACTCCCAGTTATGCCAATGCTGTTAAGAGAAATATAAATGAG GTAAAAATAGAAGGAAGACCATTAAATTGTGAAACAGGTGCAAAGAACATATTTTATGGATATGATGGTGAACTTTGTGGGGTAGAGCAGTTAGCTCTACAATATTACGCAGACGAAGGAGGGGGTTGGCAAGGTACCCATTCAGAGGGTGGCATTTGGATGACAATCTTTGGCCTCCTAATGTGGGATGTAATATTTTCAGACATAGTGGATGTTTTCCAGGCAAAATTTCAG ACAGCCCCTCTGGACCTGGAAACGGATGACTTCTACAGATCAAGAAAGGACCTCGTAGAGTcccaattgaaaaaaattcaagatgGTATGGCTGAAGAAATGCTTATCAGTTCGTGGGAGCTACATCAAGGGACATCCTGCAGAGGCGTTAACTGGGACCGGAATTCCTTGACAGATCTACGAGCTGCCGTCGTATGCACCGGTGGCCATCGCCTGGCATCTCTCCTCCGACATCTAGCCCTCGATTACAGAAGCTGGTCTAGTGGGACGCCCGATTTGCTGCTATGGCGTTTCCCTGACGAACGAGGTGGCGGCGAAGCTAAACTTGTGGAGGTCAAGGGACCGAGGGACCAGCTGTCTGAGCAACAGCGTGCCTGGATACTTGTTCTCATGGACTTTGGATTTGATGTGGAAGTTTGCAAAGTGAGCCCGGTTTCTAAGAGGAGATAA
- the LOC102713373 gene encoding fanconi-associated nuclease 1 homolog isoform X1, producing MLRGRESLVRLIGRRRRCSSPLPAALSFGALPPSSPSRSLQVDAGDAEREAAAAGSSSGGLARDGAGAGAEWVACPVCGEPIRGTDYCVNTHLDMCLTRGTKRKLTQSTLLDFSFSKKAAGDPALNNNPETENMELTDGNVSSDGAFFSLNNETVNPKGSANASSPGCLYDSLDTAETCDTCIPPDTFLSYRENTANNGVGKKNLSHIPPTEAFSCTIDALSVTDSSNIVVVDTVIVGRRFHENIELQEGVSIALSRDPQNAKDPDAIKVLYAGYEREQMLGYLPRELAKVLAPLLDRQYIECKGCVVGVPEQQFDHVPIQLTCQKCKDKNETHDDLKHPQFLWENFIGAVGNGKLQRPSSTRYQTNFSLMITDVMENHSRLFTDKEKSFLDSFQLLSDDGQRLFVRIYTRKGPWFQISSISYREISDLGQAAMELKLAGYIDMISSVNDLSKYNMKEVFDVLSVPEMKEILKELQKTNANCTRRHELLSTLQSLYDSGTCTVLQKRILKWIGTCIRTSDMADELLWRVQRLFFLNGDQDLSSFLLVDLGLVRFPVYACTISNRVFKERSDLLQYEEAIQVAQVMDQSLDNNNMEIVTRCIELSENRLSALPKEENATMAECPPSFFSRFSASWVYPKILTLGVSVYERDRRYTDAIRILKRLLSTVYSDRKRGYWTLRLSVDLEHMNRQNESLSIAEAGVIDPWVRAGPKIALQRRVLRLSKPPRRWKTPSYANAVKRNINEVKIEGRPLNCETGAKNIFYGYDGELCGVEQLALQYYADEGGGWQGTHSEGGIWMTIFGLLMWDVIFSDIVDVFQAKFQTAPLDLETDDFYRSRKDLVESQLKKIQDGMAEEMLISSWELHQGTSCRGVNWDRNSLTDLRAAVVCTGGHRLASLLRHLALDYRSWSSGTPDLLLWRFPDERGGGEAKLVEVKGPRDQLSEQQRAWILVLMDFGFDVEVCKVSPVSKRR from the exons ATGCTGAGGGGGCGGGAGAGCCTGGTCCGCCTCatcggccggcgccgccgctgctcctcccctctccccgccGCCCTCTCCTTCGGTGCCTTGCCCCCGTCGTCCCCTTCCCGCTCCCTCCAG gTCGACGCGGGTGACGCGGAGAGGGAAGCCGCTGCGGCTGGCTCTTCGTCGGGAGGGCTTgcgcgcgacggcgccggcgccggcgcggagtGGGTGGCCTGCCCCGTCTGCGGCGAGCCCATCCGTGGCACGGATTACTGCGTCAATACGCACCTCG ATATGTGCCTGACAAGAGGAACAAAACGGAAGTTAACTCAGAGCACCCTTCTTGATTTCAGTTTCAGTAAAAAAGCCGCGGGTGATCCTGCTTTGAACAATAATCCCGAGACAGAAAATATGGAACTGACTGATGGAAATGTATCTAGTGATGGAGCATTCTTTTCGTTGAACAATGAAACGGTCAATCCAAAGGGAAGTGCTAATGCTTCATCACCTGGTTGCCTTTATGACTCTCTTGACACTGCAGAGACATGTGATACATGTATTCCACCGGATACATTCTTATCATACAGGGAAAATACTGCAAACAATGGTGTAGGAAAGAAGAACTTGTCCCATATCCCTCCAACTGAGGCATTCTCATGTACTATTGATGCACTTTCAGTGACAGATTCTAGCAACATAGTAGTAGTTGACACTGTCATAGTGGGCAGGAGGTTCCATGAAAACATAGAACTGCAAGAAGGTGTGAGCATTGCTCTTTCCAGAGACCCACAGAATGCAAAGGACCCTGATGCTATCAAG GTGCTTTATGCAGGCTATGAGCGTGAACAGATGCTTGGATACTTACCTCGAGAGCTGGCTAAAGTTCTAGCTCCTCTACTGGACAGACAATACATTGAATGCAAG GGTTGTGTGGTTGGTGTGCCTGAACAACAATTTGATCATGTTCCAATCCAGCTTACTTGTCAGAAATGtaaagataaaaatgaaaCACATGACGATCTGAAGCATCCGCAGTTCTTATGGGAAAATTTCATAGGTGCTGTTGGAAATGGAAAGTTGCAGCGGCCTAGCAGTACAAGATACcaaacaaattttagtttgatGATAACAGATGTGATGGAAAACCATTCACGCCTCTTTACTGACAAGGAAAAGTCATTTTTAG ATTCTTTTCAGTTGTTATCAGATGATGGACAAAGGCTCTTTGTTAGGATCTACACTCGAAAAG GGCCATGGTTTCAAATAAGCAGTATCTCATATCGAGAGATATCAGATCTGGGGCAGGCAGCCATGGAACTTAAGT TGGCAGGTTATATTGACATGATATCCAGCGTGAATGATCTATCTAAATATAATATGAAGGAGGTTTTTGATGTGCTAAGTGTTCCTGAAATGAAAGAAATTCTAAAAGAGCTCCAAAAG ACTAACGCTAACTGCACACGCCGACATGAGCTTCTTAGCACCCTCCAGTCTTTATATGATAGTGGAACCTG CACAGTTCTACAAAAGCGAATTCTGAAATGGATAGGAACATGCATAAGAACTTCTGATATGGCTGATGAACTTCTGTGGCGTGTCCAG AGGCTCTTTTTTCTAAATGGTGATCAAGACCTTTCATCCTTTCTGTTAGTGGATCTTGGTCTTGTGAGATTTCCGGTCTATGCCTGTACCATTTCTAACCGTGTTTTTAAGGAAAGGAGTGATCTACTTCAGTATGAAGAG GCTATTCAAGTGGCACAGGTAATGGATCAATCTCTTGATAATAATAACATGGAAATTGTGACAAGATGCATTGAGTTATCTGAGAATCGACTAAGCGCCTTgccaaaagaagaaaatgcaACTATGGCTGAGTGTCCCCCATCATTCTTCTCACGTTTTTCAGCTTCCTGGGTCTATCCGAAGATACTTACTTTAGGTGTTTCTGTCTATGAACGTGACCGTAG GTATACTGACGCAATTAGAATTCTAAAGAGACTTCTTAGTACAGTTTATTCTGATAGAAAGCGAGGATATTGGACCCTGAGGTTATCTGTTGATTTGGAGCACATGAATCGTCAAAATGAGAGCTTGTCAATAGCTGAAGCAGGGGTAATTGATCCATGGGTCCGTGCTGGTCCAAAGATTGCACTGCAAAGGAGAGTTTTGCGTTTAAGCAAACCTCCACGGCGCTGGAAAACTCCCAGTTATGCCAATGCTGTTAAGAGAAATATAAATGAG GTAAAAATAGAAGGAAGACCATTAAATTGTGAAACAGGTGCAAAGAACATATTTTATGGATATGATGGTGAACTTTGTGGGGTAGAGCAGTTAGCTCTACAATATTACGCAGACGAAGGAGGGGGTTGGCAAGGTACCCATTCAGAGGGTGGCATTTGGATGACAATCTTTGGCCTCCTAATGTGGGATGTAATATTTTCAGACATAGTGGATGTTTTCCAGGCAAAATTTCAG ACAGCCCCTCTGGACCTGGAAACGGATGACTTCTACAGATCAAGAAAGGACCTCGTAGAGTcccaattgaaaaaaattcaagatgGTATGGCTGAAGAAATGCTTATCAGTTCGTGGGAGCTACATCAAGGGACATCCTGCAGAGGCGTTAACTGGGACCGGAATTCCTTGACAGATCTACGAGCTGCCGTCGTATGCACCGGTGGCCATCGCCTGGCATCTCTCCTCCGACATCTAGCCCTCGATTACAGAAGCTGGTCTAGTGGGACGCCCGATTTGCTGCTATGGCGTTTCCCTGACGAACGAGGTGGCGGCGAAGCTAAACTTGTGGAGGTCAAGGGACCGAGGGACCAGCTGTCTGAGCAACAGCGTGCCTGGATACTTGTTCTCATGGACTTTGGATTTGATGTGGAAGTTTGCAAAGTGAGCCCGGTTTCTAAGAGGAGATAA